A window of Ignavibacteriales bacterium contains these coding sequences:
- the dnaG gene encoding DNA primase has protein sequence MRIPEQKIEEIRNSADIVDLISGHVHLRKRGKNFVGLCPFHQEKTPSFTVSENKQIYHCFGCGAGGNVFKFLMELKNISFVEAVEEIAEHLGIKIDYESHPSDSQQNELEELYELNVLAARFFFENLLKSTDGEEAREYLKRRNIKQPTQKTFGIGYAPFGWDNFLSHAKENKVDLAKAKLLGLIDINDKGEYYDKFRGRIIFPIFSPNGRVIAFGGRILENQENAAKYLNSPESQIYSKRRSLYGLFHSKDDIRKLDRAILVEGYMDLISLYQAGVKNVVASSGTSLTEEQVQLLSRFTKNIIILFDADPAGQKASLRSIEILLKQDFEVKVIALPKGEDPDSYIIKYGKEKFEEEVSRANNFLEYQTAQFEEQGLFEDPAEMTKAIRELVKTLALVGDELKRNLLMKAIAKRFNLREKLIESELNTFLQQQKEKSTASTARPEQRNAVQQTQSQLALSSKSADENPYEKELIRLLYSGEEEIISHILNKISIENYNNHSLRKLAEIVQDGFNEQKFSPAYLIDKIEDEELQEFIFELTLADESISKKWDELSYNGKIEKDTLDHALETIKNFLLFQIDQQIKLNNQFITDSKDERLHLEMMKRNQELQDEKKSLLGSKNKQL, from the coding sequence ATGCGTATTCCCGAACAAAAGATCGAAGAAATAAGAAACTCCGCTGATATTGTGGATCTTATTTCCGGTCACGTTCATTTGCGGAAGCGTGGAAAAAACTTTGTTGGGTTATGTCCATTCCATCAAGAAAAAACTCCATCATTTACTGTAAGCGAAAATAAACAGATCTATCATTGCTTCGGCTGCGGAGCGGGAGGAAATGTTTTTAAGTTCTTAATGGAATTAAAAAATATTTCTTTTGTTGAAGCTGTTGAAGAAATAGCCGAACACCTCGGAATAAAGATAGATTATGAAAGCCATCCTTCCGATTCACAACAGAATGAACTTGAAGAACTATATGAATTAAATGTTCTTGCTGCGAGATTCTTTTTCGAAAATTTATTGAAAAGTACCGACGGCGAAGAAGCTCGGGAATATTTAAAAAGAAGGAACATCAAACAGCCGACACAAAAAACATTTGGGATCGGTTACGCTCCGTTCGGATGGGATAATTTTCTTTCTCACGCTAAAGAAAATAAAGTTGATCTTGCTAAAGCAAAACTTCTTGGGCTGATTGACATCAACGATAAAGGCGAGTATTACGATAAATTCCGCGGACGTATAATATTTCCAATCTTCTCACCAAACGGAAGAGTAATTGCATTCGGCGGACGAATTTTAGAAAATCAAGAGAATGCCGCTAAGTATCTAAACTCACCTGAATCACAAATTTATTCTAAGAGACGATCTCTGTACGGATTGTTCCACTCCAAAGACGATATAAGAAAATTAGACCGCGCAATTCTTGTTGAAGGATATATGGATTTGATTTCCTTGTATCAAGCCGGAGTAAAAAATGTAGTTGCATCTTCCGGTACATCTTTAACAGAAGAACAAGTTCAGCTTCTTTCCCGATTCACTAAAAATATTATAATTCTTTTTGATGCCGATCCGGCAGGACAAAAAGCATCGCTTAGAAGTATTGAAATATTACTAAAGCAAGATTTTGAAGTGAAAGTTATTGCATTACCGAAAGGCGAAGATCCGGATTCATATATCATCAAATACGGTAAAGAAAAATTTGAAGAAGAAGTATCGCGTGCAAATAACTTCTTAGAATATCAAACTGCACAGTTTGAAGAACAAGGTTTGTTCGAAGACCCGGCTGAAATGACAAAAGCAATTCGCGAGCTTGTGAAGACTTTAGCTTTGGTCGGTGATGAATTAAAACGGAATCTTTTAATGAAAGCCATCGCCAAGCGATTTAATTTACGCGAAAAATTGATTGAGTCGGAATTAAACACATTTTTACAGCAGCAAAAAGAAAAGAGCACTGCTTCAACAGCACGTCCCGAACAAAGAAACGCAGTTCAGCAAACTCAATCACAACTTGCATTATCTTCAAAATCAGCCGACGAAAATCCTTACGAGAAAGAATTAATCCGCTTACTTTACAGCGGTGAAGAAGAAATTATTTCTCACATTCTCAATAAAATTTCCATTGAAAATTATAATAATCATAGCCTAAGAAAACTTGCCGAGATTGTTCAAGACGGGTTCAATGAGCAGAAATTTTCTCCTGCATATTTGATTGATAAAATTGAAGATGAAGAGTTACAAGAATTTATTTTTGAATTAACTCTTGCCGATGAATCTATAAGTAAAAAGTGGGATGAACTTTCTTATAACGGCAAAATTGAAAAAGATACACTCGATCATGCACTTGAAACAATAAAAAACTTTCTTCTATTTCAAATTGATCAGCAAATCAAACTGAATAATCAATTCATTACTGATTCCAAGGATGAACGGCTGCATTTAGAAATGATGAAACGAAATCAAGAATTGCAGGACGAAAAAAAATCGCTTCTTGGTTCAAAGAACAAACAACTATGA
- a CDS encoding DJ-1/PfpI family protein, with product MIKKSVLLILPAQKFNEEEYLIITNALERADIKIFIASDSYSLCIGSNGLKVKNDVQLYNIHESNFGGLILIGGSGMRNYWNDPVIQSTAQKFSKSKKPIGAICSAAIILAKAGILSECATCHSDDRKELEKQGVDYKDSPVVIQKNIITAQNPPAAPEFIKTFLYELAKTN from the coding sequence TTGATTAAGAAAAGTGTTTTATTAATCCTTCCGGCACAAAAATTCAACGAAGAAGAATATCTAATTATTACCAATGCTCTCGAAAGAGCCGATATTAAAATATTCATTGCATCGGATTCATACTCACTCTGTATCGGTTCAAACGGATTAAAAGTTAAAAATGATGTCCAGCTTTATAACATTCACGAAAGTAATTTTGGCGGATTAATACTTATCGGCGGAAGCGGTATGAGAAATTATTGGAACGATCCAGTTATTCAATCAACTGCTCAAAAATTTTCTAAAAGTAAAAAGCCGATCGGCGCAATCTGCAGTGCAGCAATTATTTTAGCTAAAGCCGGAATACTTTCCGAATGTGCTACTTGCCATTCGGATGATAGGAAGGAACTTGAAAAACAAGGCGTTGATTATAAAGATTCACCTGTTGTTATACAGAAAAATATTATTACAGCACAAAATCCCCCGGCCGCCCCTGAGTTCATCAAAACATTTTTATACGAACTTGCAAAAACAAATTAG
- the ispG gene encoding (E)-4-hydroxy-3-methylbut-2-enyl-diphosphate synthase, with translation MIEKITKYCNSLTQYSRYKTREVFIGDVPLGANNPIRIQSMTTTDTMNTIATVEQSIRMIKEGCEYVRITAPSINEAENLRNIKNELHKRGYNTPLIADIHFTPNAAELAARIVEKVRVNPGNYADKKKFQVIEYTDAEYNSELDRIREKFSPLVKICKEYGTAMRIGTNHGSLSDRIMSRYGDTPYGMVESALEFLRICEDLDYHNIVLSMKSSNPQVMVQAYRLLIQRMESENMNYPLHLGVTEAGDGEDGRIKSALGIGTLLEDGIGDTIRVSLTEEPEFEVPVAISLTQRYKGRESHSQIISIDEIPKDPYTYQRRETFEVAGIGGVSVPKVISDFSEERIINYKDLTQIGFIYDPRTDKWNMTDQASDLLFIGNNDLHFEPPTTLKVIYNYEKLSTLEDQTKGFPFYSSIEQYKSVGNKSFILNFVEMNQQSAFSDLLSVIANDQPVVLVLSTDNLHGMAEQRRVFFELMLRNIKNPVIIKRSYEKMDEDTFRLYASTDFGSLLIDGFGDGVWLTGKDQSNNNFEKEFINRTCFGILQAARTRISKTEYIACPSCGRTLFDLVEVTNKIRKRTEHLKGVKIAIMGCIVNGPGEMADADFGYVGSGTNKITLYRGKDIVRRNVNSENAVDELIEIIREKGSWIEPAKI, from the coding sequence ATGATTGAAAAAATTACGAAATATTGTAATAGTCTAACTCAATATTCCCGCTACAAAACACGCGAGGTTTTTATCGGCGATGTCCCTCTCGGCGCAAACAATCCGATCCGAATACAATCAATGACTACGACAGATACTATGAATACTATCGCAACCGTTGAACAATCTATAAGAATGATTAAAGAAGGTTGTGAGTATGTCCGCATCACGGCGCCAAGCATCAACGAAGCGGAAAATCTTCGCAACATTAAAAATGAATTACACAAGCGTGGATATAACACACCTCTTATTGCTGATATTCATTTCACTCCTAATGCCGCTGAGCTTGCAGCTCGTATTGTTGAAAAGGTAAGAGTGAATCCGGGCAATTATGCAGATAAGAAAAAATTTCAAGTTATTGAATACACAGATGCAGAATATAATTCCGAGCTTGATCGAATAAGAGAAAAATTTTCTCCGCTGGTAAAAATTTGTAAAGAGTACGGAACTGCAATGCGTATCGGAACTAATCATGGTTCGTTATCAGATCGTATTATGAGCCGTTACGGAGATACACCGTATGGAATGGTTGAATCTGCTTTAGAATTTTTACGAATATGTGAAGACTTAGATTATCATAACATTGTCTTGTCAATGAAGTCCAGTAATCCTCAGGTAATGGTTCAGGCTTACCGTTTGCTGATTCAAAGAATGGAATCTGAAAACATGAATTACCCATTACACCTTGGTGTAACAGAAGCAGGCGATGGTGAAGATGGAAGAATTAAATCTGCTCTTGGAATCGGAACATTACTCGAAGATGGAATTGGTGATACAATCCGCGTTTCATTAACAGAAGAGCCGGAGTTTGAAGTGCCGGTTGCAATTTCTTTGACGCAGAGATATAAAGGAAGAGAAAGCCATTCACAAATAATTTCAATTGATGAAATACCTAAAGATCCATACACTTACCAAAGAAGAGAAACGTTTGAGGTTGCCGGAATCGGCGGCGTAAGTGTTCCAAAAGTAATTTCGGATTTCAGTGAAGAAAGAATTATCAACTACAAAGATTTAACTCAAATCGGTTTTATTTATGATCCGAGAACAGATAAATGGAACATGACCGATCAGGCAAGCGATCTTTTATTCATAGGCAATAATGATTTACATTTTGAACCGCCGACCACTCTAAAAGTTATTTACAATTATGAAAAATTGTCAACGCTCGAAGATCAAACAAAAGGATTTCCTTTCTATTCATCCATTGAACAATACAAGTCTGTCGGGAATAAATCATTTATTCTAAATTTTGTTGAAATGAATCAGCAGTCAGCTTTCAGCGATCTGCTTTCAGTAATAGCAAATGATCAACCGGTTGTTTTAGTTTTATCAACAGATAATCTTCACGGTATGGCTGAACAGCGCCGTGTTTTTTTTGAGTTGATGCTTAGAAACATAAAAAATCCGGTTATCATAAAAAGATCTTATGAAAAAATGGACGAAGATACTTTCCGTTTATATGCATCAACAGATTTTGGTTCTTTGCTTATAGATGGCTTTGGCGATGGTGTCTGGTTAACCGGGAAAGATCAATCGAACAATAATTTCGAAAAAGAATTTATCAATAGAACGTGCTTTGGAATTCTTCAAGCCGCGAGAACAAGAATTTCTAAAACAGAATACATCGCATGCCCTTCTTGCGGAAGAACTTTATTTGATCTCGTTGAGGTAACAAACAAAATTCGTAAACGGACCGAGCATTTAAAAGGTGTTAAAATTGCAATTATGGGTTGTATAGTAAACGGACCAGGAGAAATGGCGGATGCGGATTTCGGATATGTTGGTTCCGGAACCAATAAAATAACGCTATACCGCGGCAAAGATATTGTGCGTAGAAATGTGAATTCTGAAAATGCTGTAGATGAATTAATTGAAATTATTCGTGAAAAAG